The Synechococcales cyanobacterium T60_A2020_003 genome has a segment encoding these proteins:
- a CDS encoding 1-acyl-sn-glycerol-3-phosphate acyltransferase, whose protein sequence is MARSREPLSSLMLYHLFKWSVVSPVLHVYLRGRIYGAEHVPKQGPLIVVSNHASDFDPPIVSNCVRRPVSFMAKEELFRVPVLKSAIRLYGAYPVKRGSADRSAIRAALAQLEEGWAVGIFLQGTRTADARIPEPKLGAALIAAKAQVPLLPVSLWGTQRIIPKGAKCPRPVPVTVRIGHPIDPPQSGDRAELEAITQQCADAIHTLHDRGR, encoded by the coding sequence ATGGCGCGATCGCGTGAACCCCTTTCCAGTCTGATGCTGTATCACCTTTTTAAGTGGTCAGTTGTGAGTCCTGTGCTGCATGTTTACTTGCGCGGACGGATCTATGGGGCAGAGCATGTGCCAAAGCAAGGCCCGCTGATTGTCGTCAGCAACCACGCCAGCGATTTTGATCCACCGATAGTGTCAAATTGTGTGCGGCGACCCGTATCGTTTATGGCGAAGGAAGAACTGTTCCGGGTTCCGGTGCTGAAAAGTGCGATTCGGCTTTACGGAGCCTATCCTGTCAAGCGGGGTTCAGCCGATCGCAGTGCGATTCGTGCTGCCTTAGCTCAACTGGAAGAGGGGTGGGCAGTTGGCATTTTCCTGCAAGGGACACGGACAGCAGATGCACGAATTCCGGAGCCAAAATTGGGGGCGGCGCTAATTGCGGCGAAAGCTCAAGTACCGCTGCTGCCTGTCAGTTTGTGGGGAACGCAGCGGATTATTCCGAAAGGTGCGAAATGTCCGCGACCTGTTCCGGTGACGGTTCGGATTGGGCATCCGATCGATCCACCCCAGTCGGGCGATCGCGCCGAATTGGAAGCGATTACCCAACAGTGTGCCGATGCCATTCATACGCTGCATGATCGGGGACGCTAG
- the codA gene encoding cytosine deaminase, with product MNNSQNSSDATFDVILRQGQWLTRDRPLSTVDIGIRDGYIAAITPHLNASAPLELEVAGKLVSPPFVESHIHLDSAQTAGQPRWNQSGTLFEGIEIWRDRKQDLSIEDVQERAIATLKQQATQGVLFVRTHADVSEQNLIALQGLLKVREQVKDWITVQVVAFPQDGVYGSPKNEELLEEALRLGADAVGGIPHYELTREDGVNSVHRIFELAQQYDRLIDIHCDEIDDEQSRFLEVVAACTLRSGMGDRVTASHTTAFGSYNNAYAFKLMGLLRRSPLNFIANPLINITLQGRADTYPKRRGVTRVKELWQQGFNVSLGHDCIQDPWYSLGTGNMLDVASMAVHVCQMTGMAEIDACYDMITWNGAKTLNVGDRYGVEVGKPANFIVLDAENRYEAIRRRATVQYVISHGQLIAQTQSPQPQWLDGYTPAPYPDEQSGNPRS from the coding sequence GTGAATAATTCGCAGAATTCATCCGACGCGACATTTGATGTAATTTTGCGCCAGGGTCAATGGCTGACCCGCGATCGCCCCCTTTCCACGGTAGATATTGGCATTCGAGACGGGTACATCGCCGCGATCACCCCTCACCTCAACGCCTCTGCCCCCCTAGAGTTAGAGGTTGCCGGAAAGCTTGTTAGTCCACCCTTTGTCGAGTCCCATATTCACCTTGATTCGGCTCAAACCGCAGGTCAACCCCGCTGGAATCAAAGCGGCACCCTGTTTGAAGGCATTGAAATCTGGCGCGATCGCAAGCAAGACCTATCCATTGAGGATGTGCAAGAAAGGGCGATCGCTACCCTCAAGCAGCAGGCCACCCAGGGTGTTCTCTTCGTCCGAACCCATGCGGATGTCAGCGAACAAAATCTCATTGCTCTACAAGGACTCCTCAAGGTTCGGGAGCAGGTCAAAGACTGGATTACGGTTCAAGTCGTCGCCTTTCCTCAGGATGGCGTTTACGGCAGTCCCAAAAACGAAGAACTCTTAGAAGAAGCGCTACGTCTGGGAGCGGATGCCGTGGGTGGCATTCCCCACTACGAACTCACCCGCGAAGATGGCGTTAACTCGGTTCACCGCATTTTTGAACTGGCGCAACAGTACGATCGCCTCATTGATATCCACTGTGACGAGATTGACGATGAGCAGTCCCGTTTCTTAGAAGTAGTCGCCGCCTGTACCCTGCGCAGCGGCATGGGCGATCGCGTCACGGCTAGCCATACAACGGCGTTTGGCTCCTACAACAACGCCTATGCCTTCAAGCTCATGGGACTGTTGCGGCGATCGCCCCTCAACTTCATCGCCAATCCGCTCATCAACATCACGCTGCAAGGGCGAGCAGATACCTATCCCAAGCGGCGCGGCGTTACCCGCGTTAAGGAACTTTGGCAGCAGGGGTTTAACGTTAGCTTGGGGCATGACTGTATTCAAGATCCTTGGTATAGCTTGGGGACGGGCAATATGTTAGACGTGGCCAGCATGGCCGTACACGTCTGCCAGATGACGGGCATGGCGGAGATTGATGCCTGTTACGACATGATCACCTGGAATGGCGCGAAAACGCTGAATGTGGGCGATCGCTACGGGGTCGAGGTAGGTAAACCTGCCAACTTCATTGTCCTGGATGCCGAGAATCGCTATGAGGCCATTCGCCGTCGCGCGACTGTGCAGTATGTCATTTCCCACGGTCAACTCATTGCCCAAACGCAATCCCCTCAGCCGCAATGGTTAGACGGCTATACTCCTGCGCCTTATCCGGATGAGCAATCAGGTAATCCCAGAAGTTGA
- a CDS encoding GrpB family protein has product MRIVEVVPPNPHWRSQFEAEATAIAPILRETLIALHHIGSTSIPGIYAKPIIDLLAEVRDLEQVDAQNSALESLGYVAMGAYGIPGRRYFRKDNSAGVRTHHLHNF; this is encoded by the coding sequence ATGAGAATCGTTGAGGTTGTTCCGCCTAATCCCCATTGGCGATCGCAGTTTGAAGCTGAAGCGACGGCGATCGCCCCCATCCTGCGAGAGACGCTGATTGCATTGCACCACATCGGCAGCACAAGCATTCCGGGCATTTACGCCAAGCCCATTATTGATCTGTTGGCGGAGGTGCGGGATTTAGAGCAGGTTGACGCTCAAAATTCTGCCTTGGAATCCCTTGGCTACGTTGCAATGGGGGCGTATGGCATTCCCGGTCGGCGCTATTTTCGTAAAGATAATTCCGCAGGCGTTCGCACCCACCATCTCCATAATTTTTGA